In Gigantopelta aegis isolate Gae_Host chromosome 6, Gae_host_genome, whole genome shotgun sequence, the following are encoded in one genomic region:
- the LOC121375357 gene encoding protein lyl-1-like isoform X1, with the protein MKLKRTKMKRDVTIEYHTSSSASRFTEVNHTRHNTHDNDVHFSDDSSDYHMSYTASEASEHCDISDHDMQDDDDDENDNDNVFCPESPSPDSIRNSGYICLQSVPRQLLPSRQLFHSSPAAINPESLPLDLSHKRMRRRFSDVQIGQPFRKVARRMFTNSRERWRQQNVNGAFADLRKLVPTYPPDKKLSKNEILRLAIRYIKLLGEVLEYRKEHELATHQMMASACSSSSPDDQRADDNDENEDDDDEHASSNDLDLDTKRRRRRVSSRSESASVIQSPPTTSSSSAPISVAATTKTSADSSVHLT; encoded by the coding sequence CTAAAACGAACCAAAATGAAACGTGACGTCACAATAGAATACCACACATCGTCATCGGCTTCAAGATTTACAGAGGTCAACCACACGCGACACAACACCCACGACAACGATGTTCACTTCAGCGACGACAGCAGCGACTACCACATGTCTTATACGGCGTCGGAGGCGAGCGAACACTGCGATATATCCGACCACGACATGCaggacgacgacgacgacgaaaACGACAACGACAACGTCTTCTGTCCCGAAAGCCCGTCGCCGGACAGCATAAGAAATTCTGGCTACATCTGTCTTCAGAGTGTGCCTCGGCAACTTCTCCCATCGCGTCAGCTCTTCCACTCCAGTCCGGCGGCCATCAACCCAGAGTCACTTCCCCTGGACCTGAGTCACAAGCGCATGCGCAGAAGATTCAGCGACGTCCAGATCGGGCAGCCCTTCCGCAAGGTGGCGCGCAGGATGTTTACCAACAGCAGGGAGAGATGGCGGCAGCAGAACGTCAACGGCGCCTTCGCCGACCTGCGGAAGCTAGTGCCGACGTACCCGCCAGATAAGAAGTTGAGTAAGAACGAGATTCTCCGACTGGCGATTCGGTACATCAAGCTGCTGGGTGAGGTGCTCGAGTACCGAAAAGAACATGAACTCGCCACTCACCAGATGATGGCCTCCGCCtgctcctcctcctcccccgaCGACCAGAGAGCAGACGACAACGACGAGAACGAGGATGACGATGATGAACACGCTAGTagtaatgaccttgaccttgatacGAAGCGGCGACGTCGTCGTGTGTCGAGTCGGTCGGAGAGTGCGAGTGTGATCCAGTCCCCacctactacttcttcttcgtCGGCGCCAATTAGCGTAGCTGCGACGACGAAGACAAGTGCAGACAGTTCAGTACACTTGACGTGA
- the LOC121375357 gene encoding protein lyl-1-like isoform X2 codes for MKRDVTIEYHTSSSASRFTEVNHTRHNTHDNDVHFSDDSSDYHMSYTASEASEHCDISDHDMQDDDDDENDNDNVFCPESPSPDSIRNSGYICLQSVPRQLLPSRQLFHSSPAAINPESLPLDLSHKRMRRRFSDVQIGQPFRKVARRMFTNSRERWRQQNVNGAFADLRKLVPTYPPDKKLSKNEILRLAIRYIKLLGEVLEYRKEHELATHQMMASACSSSSPDDQRADDNDENEDDDDEHASSNDLDLDTKRRRRRVSSRSESASVIQSPPTTSSSSAPISVAATTKTSADSSVHLT; via the coding sequence ATGAAACGTGACGTCACAATAGAATACCACACATCGTCATCGGCTTCAAGATTTACAGAGGTCAACCACACGCGACACAACACCCACGACAACGATGTTCACTTCAGCGACGACAGCAGCGACTACCACATGTCTTATACGGCGTCGGAGGCGAGCGAACACTGCGATATATCCGACCACGACATGCaggacgacgacgacgacgaaaACGACAACGACAACGTCTTCTGTCCCGAAAGCCCGTCGCCGGACAGCATAAGAAATTCTGGCTACATCTGTCTTCAGAGTGTGCCTCGGCAACTTCTCCCATCGCGTCAGCTCTTCCACTCCAGTCCGGCGGCCATCAACCCAGAGTCACTTCCCCTGGACCTGAGTCACAAGCGCATGCGCAGAAGATTCAGCGACGTCCAGATCGGGCAGCCCTTCCGCAAGGTGGCGCGCAGGATGTTTACCAACAGCAGGGAGAGATGGCGGCAGCAGAACGTCAACGGCGCCTTCGCCGACCTGCGGAAGCTAGTGCCGACGTACCCGCCAGATAAGAAGTTGAGTAAGAACGAGATTCTCCGACTGGCGATTCGGTACATCAAGCTGCTGGGTGAGGTGCTCGAGTACCGAAAAGAACATGAACTCGCCACTCACCAGATGATGGCCTCCGCCtgctcctcctcctcccccgaCGACCAGAGAGCAGACGACAACGACGAGAACGAGGATGACGATGATGAACACGCTAGTagtaatgaccttgaccttgatacGAAGCGGCGACGTCGTCGTGTGTCGAGTCGGTCGGAGAGTGCGAGTGTGATCCAGTCCCCacctactacttcttcttcgtCGGCGCCAATTAGCGTAGCTGCGACGACGAAGACAAGTGCAGACAGTTCAGTACACTTGACGTGA